One region of Mesobacillus boroniphilus genomic DNA includes:
- the lpdA gene encoding dihydrolipoyl dehydrogenase, with translation MVVGDFPIETDTLVIGAGPGGYVAAIRAAQLGQKVTIVEKATLGGVCLNVGCIPSKALISAGHRYENALHSEDMGIKAENVTLDFSKVQEFKAGVVKKLTGGVEGLLKGNKIDIVSGEAYFVDSNTIRVMDENSAQTYTFKNAIIATGSRPIEIPAFKYSKRVLDSTGALNLQELPESIVVIGGGYIGTELGGAYASFGTKVTILEGADEILNGFEKQMSALVKRNLKKKGAEIITKALAKGVEETDSGVTVKYEANGEEKKIEADYVFVMVGRKPNTDELGLEQVGIEMSDRGVIKIDKQCRTNVSNIYAIGDIVEGPPLAHKASYEGKIAAEAIAGHPSEIDYLAIPAVVFSDPELASVGYSEKEAKDAGIDITASKFPFAANGRALSLNQTDGFLKLITRKEDDIVIGAQIAGPNASDMIAELGLAIEAGMTAEDLAMTIHAHPTLGEITMEAAEVALGNPIHIVK, from the coding sequence ATGGTAGTAGGAGATTTTCCAATCGAAACTGATACTCTTGTCATTGGTGCCGGACCTGGCGGATACGTGGCAGCGATTCGCGCTGCCCAGCTAGGTCAAAAAGTAACAATCGTAGAAAAAGCAACTCTTGGCGGAGTGTGCCTGAACGTGGGATGTATTCCTTCAAAAGCTTTGATCTCAGCAGGTCACAGGTACGAAAACGCTTTGCACTCTGAAGACATGGGTATCAAAGCGGAAAACGTAACGCTTGATTTCTCTAAAGTTCAGGAGTTTAAGGCTGGAGTAGTCAAAAAATTGACTGGCGGAGTCGAAGGTCTATTGAAGGGTAACAAAATCGATATCGTAAGTGGTGAAGCTTATTTTGTCGATTCCAATACGATTCGTGTAATGGATGAAAATTCAGCCCAGACATATACTTTCAAAAATGCGATCATCGCTACTGGATCTCGTCCAATCGAGATTCCAGCGTTCAAATACTCCAAGCGCGTGCTTGATTCTACTGGAGCACTTAATCTTCAAGAGCTTCCAGAGAGCATTGTTGTTATTGGTGGCGGGTACATTGGTACGGAGCTAGGTGGAGCATACGCAAGCTTTGGAACTAAAGTAACCATTCTTGAAGGTGCAGACGAAATCCTTAATGGATTCGAAAAGCAGATGTCAGCTCTAGTAAAACGCAACCTGAAGAAGAAGGGTGCAGAAATCATTACTAAGGCACTTGCTAAAGGTGTCGAAGAAACTGACTCTGGCGTCACTGTTAAGTATGAAGCAAACGGTGAAGAGAAGAAAATCGAAGCAGACTACGTGTTTGTAATGGTAGGGAGAAAGCCTAACACTGACGAACTAGGCCTTGAGCAAGTTGGCATCGAGATGTCTGACCGTGGCGTTATCAAAATTGACAAACAGTGCCGCACAAATGTAAGCAATATCTATGCGATTGGTGACATTGTCGAAGGACCGCCATTAGCCCACAAAGCATCATACGAAGGTAAAATTGCTGCTGAAGCAATCGCTGGACATCCTTCAGAAATCGACTACCTGGCAATTCCAGCAGTTGTATTCTCTGATCCAGAATTAGCGTCAGTTGGCTACTCTGAAAAGGAAGCGAAAGATGCAGGCATCGATATCACAGCATCTAAATTCCCGTTTGCTGCAAATGGCCGTGCACTATCACTTAACCAGACAGACGGCTTCTTGAAGCTAATCACGCGCAAAGAAGATGATATTGTAATCGGTGCACAAATCGCTGGCCCGAATGCTTCTGATATGATCGCAGAGCTTGGTCTTGCAATTGAAGCAGGCATGACTGCTGAAGACCTGGCAATGACAATCCATGCTCACCCAACACTTGGTGAGATTACGATGGAGGCTGCAGAGGTAGCACTTGGAAATCCAATTCATATCGTAAAATAA
- a CDS encoding small peptidoglycan-associated lipoprotein — MKSLSFVFVATFLFLTASCNPVNDSDELELNEDIKQVVFFSDDENYKQEASYYDAIIELKKEYPAAFDNIVVIPAANANKYYDLFKVKQFPAILIIHQDQVLANVNGNVSKEQIIEPLSAALNNE, encoded by the coding sequence ATGAAAAGTTTGTCTTTTGTTTTTGTCGCTACGTTCCTATTCCTTACGGCTTCATGCAACCCAGTCAACGATTCAGATGAATTGGAGCTTAATGAAGATATAAAACAAGTCGTTTTCTTTTCAGATGATGAAAACTATAAACAAGAAGCATCCTACTATGATGCCATTATAGAATTAAAGAAAGAATATCCTGCCGCTTTTGATAATATTGTTGTCATTCCTGCAGCTAACGCCAATAAATACTACGATCTTTTTAAGGTTAAACAATTCCCGGCAATCCTGATTATCCATCAGGATCAGGTCCTTGCCAATGTGAATGGCAATGTATCGAAGGAACAAATTATTGAACCTCTATCGGCTGCTCTGAATAATGAATAA
- a CDS encoding polysaccharide deacetylase family protein yields the protein MKRTFLLAIAVSLILAGCGAKEESQKSNGTSDEGKEQVHKEEETTEEKPKTDAAQGAEEPAEDEVKSEEVVQASPQYKMSGDFSIQNIDNPDEKIVLLTIDDAPDKNALDMAKTLKELNVKAIFFVNGHFLDTPEEGEILKQIHKMGFPIGNHTYNHKSLRDLTEEEQRKEIVDLNDRVEELIGERPQFFRAPFGMNTDYSKQLAADEKMLLMNWTYGYDWEKDYQSKEALADIMVNTPLLRNGANLLMHDRKWTSEALGDIVKGLQNKGYKIVDPTQIETPANKETAAQ from the coding sequence TTGAAAAGAACATTTTTGTTAGCGATTGCAGTGTCATTGATTTTAGCAGGTTGCGGAGCTAAAGAAGAATCACAGAAGTCAAATGGCACAAGTGATGAAGGAAAAGAACAAGTCCATAAAGAGGAGGAAACTACTGAGGAGAAGCCGAAAACAGATGCTGCACAAGGAGCGGAGGAACCAGCTGAAGATGAAGTAAAGAGCGAAGAAGTAGTACAAGCGTCACCTCAGTATAAAATGAGCGGCGATTTTTCTATCCAAAATATCGACAACCCAGATGAAAAAATAGTTTTATTGACCATTGACGATGCACCGGACAAAAATGCACTTGATATGGCTAAAACGTTAAAAGAGTTAAATGTAAAAGCCATCTTTTTTGTGAATGGCCATTTCCTTGACACTCCTGAAGAAGGGGAAATCCTGAAGCAGATTCACAAAATGGGCTTTCCGATTGGGAACCATACATATAATCACAAATCTTTGAGAGACTTAACAGAGGAAGAACAAAGGAAAGAGATTGTTGACCTTAATGACAGGGTGGAGGAACTCATTGGCGAAAGGCCGCAATTTTTCAGGGCTCCGTTCGGTATGAATACGGATTACAGCAAACAACTGGCAGCGGATGAAAAAATGCTGCTAATGAATTGGACCTACGGTTATGATTGGGAGAAAGATTATCAATCAAAGGAAGCTCTTGCGGACATTATGGTGAATACGCCCTTACTCCGAAATGGGGCGAATTTGCTGATGCATGACAGGAAGTGGACAAGTGAAGCACTAGGGGATATCGTAAAAGGCCTGCAAAATAAAGGTTATAAAATCGTTGATCCAACTCAAATCGAAACTCCAGCAAATAAAGAAACGGCTGCTCAATAG
- a CDS encoding DUF1885 family protein has protein sequence MSSNAYIKLVPSSSQQAISTEELKDLFNYYKEITAKTGDQVDWNYENSAFPYDLKEKEDGKGTWFYLQSSQDRYNAILIGVDKEKVVDEEGTEREQSYIQITLPPTATAGDKGKANEFSKFIGKKLQGELHLFNGRVMYFYPRK, from the coding sequence ATGTCTAGTAATGCTTATATCAAACTTGTTCCATCATCATCTCAGCAAGCCATTTCCACCGAAGAACTAAAGGATTTATTTAATTACTATAAGGAAATAACGGCTAAAACAGGTGACCAGGTTGATTGGAATTATGAAAATTCCGCATTTCCTTATGACCTCAAGGAAAAAGAGGATGGGAAAGGCACATGGTTTTATCTGCAATCATCCCAAGACCGTTATAATGCAATTCTAATTGGCGTTGATAAAGAAAAAGTTGTCGATGAAGAAGGTACAGAACGCGAGCAATCATACATACAAATCACCCTTCCTCCAACAGCTACAGCCGGGGACAAGGGAAAAGCAAATGAATTCAGTAAATTCATCGGTAAAAAATTGCAGGGCGAGCTTCATTTATTCAATGGAAGGGTTATGTATTTCTATCCACGCAAATAA
- a CDS encoding DUF3055 domain-containing protein has protein sequence MELFEKLYDEHEKVHVRFVGFTTYDTRYDFGIVSTNMFFGKPLVVCMQTGRSALLDPKDIEDVEYLQKAFHITEVRQAEDLALFFNEELPTAPFQTQYE, from the coding sequence ATGGAACTATTCGAAAAGCTTTATGATGAGCACGAAAAGGTTCACGTCAGGTTTGTGGGGTTCACTACTTATGATACTCGTTATGACTTTGGGATCGTGTCTACAAATATGTTTTTCGGAAAACCTCTTGTAGTCTGCATGCAGACGGGGCGTTCAGCACTCCTCGACCCTAAGGACATAGAAGACGTAGAATATTTGCAGAAAGCATTCCATATTACAGAAGTCCGGCAGGCTGAGGACCTTGCATTATTTTTCAATGAAGAATTGCCAACAGCCCCGTTCCAGACTCAATATGAATAA
- a CDS encoding GapA-binding peptide SR1P — MGTIVCQTCNATIDHFEDEKVTVLYSKKCNCCDHEGAEER, encoded by the coding sequence ATGGGCACAATCGTTTGTCAAACTTGCAATGCTACAATTGACCATTTCGAAGATGAGAAAGTAACGGTATTATATTCAAAAAAATGCAACTGCTGCGACCATGAAGGTGCAGAAGAAAGATAA